The following proteins are encoded in a genomic region of Streptomyces sp. SLBN-31:
- a CDS encoding DUF5994 family protein, with protein MRPSPGQVELDGAWWPRSRDLNDELPMLADVLDPLWGRITRIAVNPRYWPVIPQRIFVNGHVVKVGWFTTELDPHKILLLSGTSGRWDLLVIPPEVSAPSAARLMAAASASTAPQSTATALMAAELVDAPSAPADAGTGRPDRLTASMLPYAPPPGP; from the coding sequence GTGCGCCCCTCCCCGGGACAGGTCGAGCTGGACGGCGCCTGGTGGCCCCGCTCCCGTGACCTGAACGACGAGCTCCCCATGCTGGCCGACGTCCTGGATCCGCTGTGGGGGCGGATCACCCGTATCGCCGTCAACCCCCGCTACTGGCCGGTCATCCCGCAACGGATTTTCGTCAACGGCCATGTGGTGAAGGTCGGCTGGTTCACCACGGAGCTGGATCCGCACAAGATCCTGCTGCTGTCCGGAACGTCGGGCCGCTGGGACCTCCTGGTGATACCTCCGGAGGTCAGCGCCCCGTCGGCCGCCCGGCTGATGGCCGCCGCGAGCGCGAGCACCGCCCCGCAGTCGACCGCGACCGCTCTCATGGCGGCGGAATTGGTCGACGCCCCCTCCGCACCGGCCGACGCCGGCACCGGACGGCCCGACCGGCTGACGGCATCGATGCTGCCGTATGCGCCGCCGCCCGGGCCGTAA
- a CDS encoding DUF5994 family protein, which translates to MSDSGLPRVTRLLPDAVHQAVKPGTAVVRLQTTHDRRGVLDGAWWPCSRDIAAELPALISALTEYLGPLTRVGLDAGAWDALPTRLLVDDRVVHIDSFPVGDDTVLVTRGDQDHFSLLVIPPHATPEAARTAMAEAVRASNITQAEQILINTGTDRAAPKT; encoded by the coding sequence ATGTCCGACTCCGGTCTCCCGCGTGTGACCAGGCTCCTGCCGGACGCCGTCCACCAGGCGGTGAAGCCGGGGACGGCTGTCGTACGGCTGCAGACCACGCATGACCGGCGGGGCGTTCTCGACGGGGCTTGGTGGCCGTGCTCCCGTGATATCGCAGCCGAGCTTCCCGCCCTGATATCCGCACTGACCGAGTACCTCGGGCCGCTCACGCGCGTCGGCCTGGACGCCGGAGCCTGGGACGCGCTGCCGACGCGACTGCTCGTCGACGACCGCGTCGTCCATATCGACTCCTTCCCGGTCGGCGATGACACCGTCCTCGTCACCAGGGGCGATCAGGACCACTTCTCCCTCCTCGTCATCCCGCCGCACGCGACGCCCGAGGCGGCACGTACCGCGATGGCCGAAGCCGTCCGCGCCAGCAACATCACGCAAGCCGAACAGATCCTCATCAACACCGGTACCGATAGGGCAGCGCCGAAGACGTGA
- a CDS encoding DUF5994 family protein: MTAALQPPLPSHPLLRLRLAPRGGMPRPIDAARWPRSYDLLAELPRLLAGLPRAWGYITSVTVNGATWSAVPGRMLVSNQVVQLHRTLTESAGRTPSSFSRPARGAGT, encoded by the coding sequence ATGACCGCCGCACTACAACCCCCGCTTCCCTCCCATCCCCTCCTGCGCCTGCGCCTGGCACCGCGCGGCGGCATGCCACGCCCCATCGATGCAGCGCGGTGGCCTCGTTCGTACGACCTGCTCGCCGAACTCCCCCGGCTGCTCGCCGGGTTGCCGCGCGCGTGGGGCTATATCACCAGCGTCACGGTCAACGGGGCGACCTGGTCTGCGGTGCCCGGCCGGATGCTCGTCTCCAACCAGGTCGTACAGCTGCACCGGACCCTCACGGAATCCGCCGGGCGGACACCATCGTCCTTCTCGCGCCCGGCCAGGGGCGCTGGGACCTGA
- a CDS encoding N(5)-(carboxyethyl)ornithine synthase: protein MQQLTLGIMSQTRKENEHRLPVHPAHFDRIDASLRKRIYLQENYGEHFGVPDSQLAPLVAGFRTREELIADCDVILLAKPLHEDLAELREGQILWGWPHCVQDDRLTQTAIDRQLTLIAFEAMNHWTRSGAFNLHVFHKNNELAGYSSVLHAMQLTGVTGDYGRRQRAVVIGFGATARGAVTALSALGVHDVDVLTARGVTAVSSPIHSARIVHFDHDKADNTPDPRRSVALTEDGPLPLAEFLAGHDIIVNCVLQDTDAPLMFLIDEDLPKLAPGTLVIDVSCDEGMGFDWARPTTFTNPMFTVGDHVRYYAVDHSPSYLWNSATWENSEALLPYLDVVLQGPDGWDTDDTIRHAIEIRGGVVQNPKVLAFQHRTAKYPHAHEEAREASRP, encoded by the coding sequence TTGCAGCAGCTCACGCTCGGAATCATGTCGCAGACCCGCAAGGAAAATGAGCATCGCCTGCCCGTTCACCCCGCTCATTTCGACCGCATCGACGCCAGTCTCCGCAAGCGCATCTACCTGCAGGAAAACTACGGAGAGCATTTCGGCGTCCCCGACAGCCAGCTCGCCCCGCTCGTCGCGGGCTTCCGCACGCGCGAGGAACTCATCGCCGACTGCGATGTCATCCTGCTGGCCAAACCACTCCACGAAGACCTGGCGGAACTGCGCGAGGGTCAGATCCTGTGGGGCTGGCCGCACTGCGTCCAGGACGACAGGCTCACCCAGACCGCCATCGACCGGCAGCTGACCCTGATCGCCTTCGAAGCGATGAACCACTGGACCCGCAGCGGCGCCTTCAACCTCCACGTCTTCCACAAGAACAACGAGCTGGCCGGGTACTCCTCAGTCCTGCACGCCATGCAGCTGACCGGCGTGACAGGCGACTACGGGCGCCGACAGCGCGCCGTCGTCATCGGCTTCGGCGCGACCGCGCGAGGCGCAGTGACCGCGCTCAGCGCCCTGGGCGTGCACGACGTCGACGTGCTCACCGCGCGTGGCGTCACCGCCGTCAGCTCCCCCATCCACTCCGCGCGGATCGTCCACTTCGACCACGACAAGGCCGACAACACCCCCGACCCGCGACGCAGTGTCGCCCTCACCGAGGACGGCCCGCTGCCGCTGGCCGAGTTCCTCGCCGGGCACGACATCATCGTCAACTGCGTGCTGCAGGACACCGACGCGCCCCTGATGTTCCTGATAGACGAGGACCTGCCCAAGCTGGCCCCCGGCACCCTGGTCATCGACGTCTCCTGCGACGAGGGCATGGGCTTCGACTGGGCCCGGCCCACCACCTTCACCAACCCGATGTTCACCGTCGGCGACCACGTCAGGTACTACGCAGTGGACCACAGCCCCTCATACCTGTGGAACTCCGCGACCTGGGAGAACAGCGAGGCCCTCCTGCCGTATCTGGACGTCGTGCTCCAGGGTCCCGACGGCTGGGACACCGACGACACGATCCGGCACGCCATCGAAATCCGCGGGGGCGTCGTCCAAAACCCCAAGGTGCTCGCCTTCCAGCACCGCACCGCAAAGTACCCGCACGCCCACGAGGAGGCCCGGGAGGCGTCGCGGCCATAG
- a CDS encoding GntR family transcriptional regulator yields the protein MPENKYDRPAHLKAIRMPGATTRNVARAREEFVRHIREGLADKRYTFGDILPTVTELRAQYAVPEDEIDSAIRELRTGGLLQLHDEYRDTYFLDPGADHHVKPEEREDLAQRVRKLEALCHDLAARVEALEGRAGWPGEARRRND from the coding sequence ATGCCGGAGAACAAGTACGACAGGCCTGCGCACCTCAAAGCGATTCGGATGCCCGGTGCGACGACGAGGAACGTGGCGCGGGCACGCGAGGAGTTCGTCCGACACATCCGCGAGGGCCTGGCTGACAAGCGGTATACCTTCGGTGACATTTTGCCGACGGTCACCGAGCTACGGGCGCAGTACGCCGTGCCGGAGGATGAGATCGACAGCGCGATCCGAGAACTGCGCACAGGCGGGCTCCTACAGCTGCACGACGAATACCGCGACACGTACTTTCTCGATCCCGGCGCAGATCATCACGTCAAGCCCGAGGAGCGAGAGGACCTCGCTCAGCGCGTGAGGAAGTTGGAGGCCCTGTGCCACGACTTGGCTGCCCGCGTCGAGGCGCTGGAGGGTCGAGCCGGCTGGCCCGGGGAGGCACGGCGGCGCAACGACTGA
- a CDS encoding RNA polymerase sigma factor — MGEAKDEWSRFKVVYRESYHAVTRYLARRLAPELVDDAASEVFTIAWERWSTRRGAALPWLYGIARRVAANVRRSRARRDRLADRLRHEKNLVRGEEAGAELQVLERMGAARILARLPERDREVLMLVSWDGLEPAEAAQALGCSRATFTVRLHRARRRLERELVGDVTAVTEPRPMTAEGTAT, encoded by the coding sequence GTGGGCGAGGCGAAAGATGAGTGGTCCCGGTTCAAGGTGGTGTACCGGGAGTCGTACCACGCCGTGACGAGGTATCTGGCGCGCAGGCTCGCACCGGAGTTGGTCGACGACGCGGCCTCGGAGGTCTTCACGATCGCCTGGGAGCGCTGGTCGACAAGGCGGGGCGCCGCCCTGCCCTGGCTGTACGGCATCGCCCGGCGGGTCGCGGCAAATGTGCGGCGCTCCCGGGCGCGTCGGGACCGGCTGGCCGACCGACTACGTCACGAGAAGAATCTCGTGCGGGGAGAGGAAGCCGGGGCGGAGCTCCAGGTGCTGGAGCGCATGGGCGCCGCCCGAATCCTGGCTCGCTTACCCGAGCGCGACCGCGAGGTGCTGATGCTGGTCTCCTGGGATGGCCTGGAACCGGCTGAAGCGGCGCAGGCTCTGGGATGCAGCAGGGCCACCTTCACCGTGCGTCTGCACAGAGCCCGGCGCAGGTTGGAACGTGAACTCGTCGGTGACGTAACCGCAGTGACCGAGCCTCGCCCCATGACAGCGGAAGGGACTGCAACATGA
- a CDS encoding GNAT family N-acetyltransferase has translation MRARQRELGVPEAFEWLADAAPALRARVEAADLPVDERPLIVLDPHHPVPPQPLPDGVTLRVLTADDPALPKALALPRLAFAEPSTAVGLAGPAELSAAAEELAADGTVEVWSGPRSARNKALIAALAPDGTPLAAGHYHPAGGTTEIVGVGTLPTARREGLAAAITAALAVHARNHGVLTVFLADAEDTVARILHVWGFGLRTSPF, from the coding sequence GTGCGTGCCCGGCAGCGCGAACTCGGCGTGCCGGAAGCATTCGAGTGGCTCGCCGATGCAGCGCCAGCGCTTCGTGCCCGGGTCGAGGCCGCCGACCTGCCGGTGGATGAACGCCCCCTGATAGTCCTCGACCCGCACCATCCGGTTCCCCCGCAGCCCCTGCCGGACGGCGTCACGCTCCGCGTGCTGACGGCCGACGACCCGGCCCTTCCCAAGGCACTCGCTCTCCCTCGCTTGGCGTTCGCCGAACCGAGCACCGCTGTTGGCCTGGCGGGCCCTGCGGAACTGTCGGCGGCTGCTGAGGAGTTGGCCGCGGACGGCACGGTCGAGGTGTGGTCCGGCCCACGATCCGCCAGAAACAAAGCACTCATCGCTGCCCTTGCCCCCGACGGCACCCCCCTCGCTGCCGGCCACTACCACCCGGCAGGTGGCACCACTGAGATCGTCGGCGTCGGCACCCTCCCCACCGCTCGCCGCGAGGGCCTGGCCGCGGCCATCACGGCGGCCCTGGCCGTTCATGCGCGCAACCACGGGGTGCTGACCGTCTTCCTCGCCGATGCGGAGGACACCGTCGCCCGCATCTTGCACGTTTGGGGTTTCGGCCTGCGGACGTCACCCTTCTGA
- a CDS encoding SMI1/KNR4 family protein, whose product MTEDEIIDRVRVFAQEHRLPPPAPLEAVAELEALIGWPMPHLLRRLYLEVANGGFGPSHKVLSLTDTGQWYSDEESLLQLARAFGPAEPQPPHPPRHTVPVVTLGGAVWWFVDFSSPEGHMWGWEPNARCEQHCLFPERFTLAQWLTDWLDGNRSFPEPPPLTDCPDY is encoded by the coding sequence GTGACTGAGGACGAGATCATCGACCGTGTCCGGGTCTTCGCCCAGGAACACCGCTTGCCGCCGCCGGCGCCCCTGGAGGCGGTCGCGGAGCTGGAGGCACTCATCGGCTGGCCCATGCCCCATTTGCTGCGTCGTTTGTATCTTGAAGTCGCCAACGGCGGTTTCGGACCCAGCCACAAGGTTCTGTCTCTCACCGACACCGGTCAGTGGTACAGCGACGAAGAGTCGCTTCTGCAGCTCGCACGTGCCTTCGGACCGGCAGAGCCGCAACCACCGCATCCCCCGCGCCACACGGTGCCGGTGGTGACCCTTGGCGGTGCCGTGTGGTGGTTCGTCGATTTCAGTAGCCCAGAAGGCCACATGTGGGGCTGGGAACCGAACGCCCGCTGCGAACAGCACTGTCTCTTCCCGGAGCGGTTCACGCTGGCACAGTGGTTGACGGACTGGCTCGATGGCAATCGGTCTTTCCCTGAGCCGCCACCGTTGACGGACTGTCCTGACTACTAA
- a CDS encoding IS701 family transposase — translation MVDAEVWAAELESLFGRVAGRFSRVDLRWRMRGYVRGLLAPVARKNSWQLAEWAGHRDPAGMQHLLAGARWEADEVRDDVRDYVGQKLGPGGVLIIDDTGFVKKGSTSAGVGRQYTGTSGKIDNCQIGVFAAYATGRGRALVDRELYLPRAWTADRERCRAAKIPDERAFATKGELAKVMVTRTLAAGLPAEWVTADEAYGQEWKFRRLLEELGVGYVVAVPKSQQVKSLAGFWRIDQLISEAPEDAWQRISCGMGAKGPRIYDWASARLPAISFFDGDEPTHHRWVLARRSLTRTQEIAYYFAYAPVTCTVADLARVAGMRWSIEECFQAAKNECGLDEYEVRRYTGWYRHITLAMLAHAFLAGLAADEAAKGAAETTPPAPSPHSPWQRSEGSWTFSGPAPDLAVIHEITH, via the coding sequence ATGGTCGATGCCGAGGTGTGGGCGGCGGAGCTGGAGTCGTTGTTCGGGCGGGTTGCCGGTCGGTTTTCGCGGGTGGATCTGCGGTGGCGGATGCGGGGGTATGTGCGGGGTCTGCTGGCTCCGGTGGCCCGGAAGAACAGCTGGCAGCTGGCCGAATGGGCAGGTCACCGTGATCCCGCCGGAATGCAGCACCTGCTGGCAGGAGCCCGCTGGGAGGCGGATGAGGTCCGTGACGATGTGCGGGACTACGTCGGGCAGAAGCTCGGCCCGGGTGGTGTGCTGATCATCGACGACACCGGGTTCGTCAAGAAGGGCAGCACGTCCGCGGGGGTGGGCCGGCAGTACACCGGCACCTCGGGGAAGATCGACAACTGTCAGATCGGAGTGTTCGCCGCCTATGCCACCGGCCGCGGACGGGCCCTGGTGGACCGGGAGTTGTATCTGCCCAGGGCCTGGACAGCCGACCGTGAGCGGTGCCGGGCAGCGAAGATCCCGGATGAACGGGCCTTCGCGACCAAGGGCGAGTTGGCGAAGGTGATGGTCACCCGCACGCTGGCCGCGGGCCTGCCGGCAGAGTGGGTAACCGCGGACGAGGCCTACGGTCAGGAGTGGAAGTTCCGCCGCCTGCTCGAGGAACTCGGTGTCGGATACGTCGTCGCTGTTCCCAAGTCGCAGCAGGTCAAGAGCCTGGCAGGGTTCTGGCGGATCGACCAGCTCATCAGCGAAGCACCCGAGGATGCCTGGCAACGGATCTCCTGCGGCATGGGCGCCAAGGGCCCGCGGATCTATGACTGGGCCAGTGCCAGGCTGCCGGCGATCAGCTTCTTCGACGGCGACGAGCCCACCCATCACCGGTGGGTGCTGGCCCGCCGCAGCCTGACACGGACACAGGAGATTGCCTACTACTTCGCCTACGCGCCCGTGACCTGCACGGTTGCGGATCTGGCCAGGGTGGCCGGGATGCGCTGGTCGATCGAGGAATGCTTCCAGGCCGCGAAGAACGAATGCGGCCTGGACGAGTACGAAGTCCGCCGCTACACGGGCTGGTACCGGCACATCACCCTCGCCATGCTGGCCCACGCCTTCCTTGCCGGCCTCGCCGCCGACGAGGCCGCAAAGGGGGCCGCAGAAACGACCCCACCAGCACCATCACCGCACTCACCGTGGCAGAGATCCGAAGGCTCCTGGACATTCTCTGGACCCGCCCCCGACCTCGCGGTCATCCACGAGATCACGCACTGA
- a CDS encoding class I SAM-dependent methyltransferase, producing the protein MARVDAVDASPAQTAMAADPFGQVPRLRIVGANVVAHLQAARGSYDVLYSVFGAVDFTDPRQLLPAACGALSPGGRLVFSTLAHFLSGDVAEADVVSRQIAVKTQDGEAAWMPRWVLQEQVWVKFLDEAGFADISVEEWPAGEGPRAAATLLVAARRPA; encoded by the coding sequence ATGGCCCGGGTGGACGCCGTGGACGCCTCGCCCGCCCAGACTGCGATGGCCGCCGACCCGTTCGGGCAGGTGCCGCGCCTGCGGATCGTCGGCGCGAATGTCGTCGCTCACCTGCAGGCCGCGCGCGGCTCCTACGACGTGCTGTACAGCGTGTTCGGGGCGGTCGACTTCACCGATCCGCGGCAGCTGCTGCCGGCGGCGTGTGGGGCGCTGTCGCCGGGCGGGCGGCTGGTGTTCTCCACGCTGGCCCACTTCCTGTCCGGGGACGTCGCCGAGGCCGACGTCGTCTCCCGGCAGATCGCGGTGAAGACGCAGGACGGCGAGGCCGCGTGGATGCCGCGCTGGGTGCTGCAGGAGCAGGTGTGGGTCAAGTTCCTCGACGAGGCCGGGTTCGCCGACATCAGCGTCGAGGAGTGGCCTGCGGGTGAGGGGCCGCGCGCGGCCGCGACGCTGCTAGTGGCGGCCCGCCGCCCGGCGTGA